In a genomic window of Sulfurisphaera tokodaii str. 7:
- the argC gene encoding N-acetyl-gamma-glutamyl-phosphate reductase, which produces MIRVAVIGGSGYTGGELLRILAVHPKIEVTYVTSREYAGKPITLVHPNLRGFYNMNFSQFSFDKLGDKADAVFLGLPHKVSLEYVPKILEMGIQVIDLSADFRLKDPTLYKIWYGYEHPYPDLLKKAVYGLPELHYEELKNAKLIASPGCNATATILAGAPLVASSLLETYKLISDVKVGSSEGGAKPHEGSHHPERQNAIRPYEADGHRHAAEAEQELSLIAKRDVKVSLVPHAVSSVRGALASVHGWLSSDISEMDMWKKSIEFYKGRKFIRIIRSNIHPYPDPKFVIGSNFADIGFAIEKRMQRITMFSAIDNLMKGAAGQAVQAFNISRGFEEDEGLRIPPLRPA; this is translated from the coding sequence ATGATAAGAGTTGCTGTAATAGGAGGTTCAGGTTATACTGGTGGAGAATTGCTAAGAATTCTGGCAGTTCACCCCAAAATAGAAGTAACGTATGTAACATCTAGAGAATATGCCGGTAAACCCATAACATTAGTACATCCAAATTTAAGAGGATTTTATAATATGAATTTTTCACAGTTTTCATTTGATAAACTAGGAGATAAAGCGGATGCTGTATTTCTAGGGTTACCGCATAAAGTTTCATTAGAATATGTACCAAAGATTCTAGAAATGGGAATTCAAGTAATTGATTTAAGTGCAGATTTTAGGTTAAAAGATCCTACTCTATATAAAATATGGTATGGTTATGAGCATCCATACCCAGATTTACTGAAAAAAGCTGTGTATGGCTTACCAGAACTTCACTATGAAGAACTTAAAAATGCAAAACTTATCGCTTCTCCAGGCTGTAATGCTACTGCAACTATATTAGCTGGTGCTCCTTTAGTTGCATCAAGTCTATTAGAGACTTACAAATTAATCAGCGATGTAAAAGTTGGAAGTAGTGAAGGAGGTGCGAAACCTCATGAAGGTAGCCATCATCCAGAAAGACAAAATGCAATAAGACCTTATGAGGCCGATGGGCATAGACACGCAGCTGAAGCTGAGCAAGAACTTAGTTTAATAGCAAAAAGGGATGTAAAAGTAAGTTTGGTTCCTCACGCCGTTAGTAGTGTGAGAGGTGCTTTGGCTTCAGTTCATGGTTGGCTAAGTAGTGATATAAGCGAAATGGATATGTGGAAGAAATCCATAGAATTCTATAAAGGAAGAAAATTCATACGTATAATAAGGAGTAATATTCATCCTTATCCAGACCCAAAATTTGTTATAGGTAGTAATTTTGCAGATATAGGTTTTGCAATAGAAAAAAGAATGCAAAGAATAACAATGTTTTCTGCAATAGATAACTTGATGAAAGGTGCTGCTGGTCAAGCAGTACAAGCTTTTAACATATCAAGAGGTTTTGAAGAAGATGAGGGTTTAAGAATACCTCCTCTGAGGCCTGCTTAA
- the cedB gene encoding DNA import protein CedB encodes MADNISENPKVLIIFVIILLILGVISKNLIFFILDILLFFLFLIMLKKGNHRIFSDFITTYIRGKINKNEVKSGIIIKDGIIRDEERIRGVLVVDDIPFDYRDLSDESLRNKIISFHKVLDVLGDIDIVFKKQSIDKNKFLENLFLRAQNLRVITEADPSNERAKNELEIVQSMIKKISEGETPFRYLIFFIINSTTEENVLASIQLLKKGLESLGIKARLATKDEIIKLFQDKIKLKKQGFPTQLPFLSVFSLPKSPKFEFFEDGIYIGREIGNNRSVFWNYKSMLNPHVLLIGPTGAGKTEFLISLGYKINIFSNIPVIFFDMKSDIKIRLKKYYIRFKTLNPLVYSLGLLRVDGINLESYISQIEEILSNSFKLDKYTSSILYKVIKDVFYRYTNPTWDIILAEIEKLDIPYQVKTYLYRIISQVKELDIGKENSLVDMINEDSIYVFDLSLIKSEEIRRLIMMSVLTKIYNKYNIADDKLKIAIVIDEAWTIIKDSSEYSIILDLIKRGRGFGIMLLLATQNIIDLGDYSDIYLQNIGLIAFMNNGDKKFWQEVLRFVNISDKEISNELSFLGRGEALIRFITDPRPVIISLDTLIRDSL; translated from the coding sequence ATGGCTGATAATATAAGTGAAAATCCTAAAGTTCTCATAATCTTTGTAATAATCCTTTTAATTTTAGGTGTTATTAGTAAAAATTTAATATTTTTTATTTTAGATATCTTACTCTTTTTTCTCTTTTTGATTATGTTAAAGAAGGGAAATCATAGAATTTTCAGTGATTTTATAACTACATATATTCGAGGTAAAATAAATAAAAATGAAGTAAAATCTGGGATAATTATAAAAGATGGAATAATAAGAGATGAAGAACGTATAAGAGGCGTTCTTGTAGTAGATGACATTCCTTTTGATTATAGGGATTTAAGTGATGAAAGTCTAAGAAATAAGATAATATCATTTCATAAAGTTTTAGATGTATTAGGGGATATAGACATAGTATTTAAGAAACAATCTATAGATAAAAATAAATTTTTAGAAAATTTATTTTTGAGAGCCCAAAATTTAAGAGTTATTACTGAAGCTGATCCATCTAATGAAAGAGCAAAGAATGAACTAGAAATTGTGCAGTCTATGATTAAAAAAATAAGTGAAGGAGAGACTCCTTTCAGATACTTAATATTCTTTATCATTAACTCTACAACAGAAGAAAATGTTTTAGCTTCTATTCAACTTCTAAAGAAGGGACTAGAAAGTTTGGGAATAAAAGCTAGATTAGCTACAAAAGATGAGATAATAAAATTGTTTCAAGATAAAATTAAGTTAAAGAAGCAAGGTTTCCCAACTCAATTACCATTTTTATCCGTATTTTCACTACCTAAGTCACCAAAATTTGAGTTTTTTGAGGATGGGATCTACATAGGACGAGAAATAGGTAATAATAGATCTGTTTTTTGGAACTATAAAAGTATGCTAAATCCTCATGTTCTACTTATTGGTCCAACTGGTGCTGGAAAAACAGAATTTTTAATAAGTTTAGGTTATAAAATTAATATATTTTCAAATATCCCAGTGATTTTTTTCGATATGAAAAGCGATATAAAAATAAGATTAAAAAAATACTATATACGCTTCAAAACTCTCAACCCTCTTGTATATAGTTTAGGTTTACTAAGAGTTGATGGCATTAACTTAGAATCTTATATATCACAAATAGAAGAAATATTATCAAACAGCTTTAAACTGGACAAGTATACCTCTTCTATCTTATACAAAGTAATAAAAGATGTATTTTATAGGTACACAAATCCTACATGGGATATCATTCTGGCCGAAATCGAAAAATTGGATATTCCTTATCAAGTTAAAACATATCTATATAGAATAATATCTCAAGTAAAAGAACTCGATATAGGCAAAGAAAACTCCTTAGTTGATATGATTAATGAGGATAGTATATATGTATTTGATCTTTCGCTGATAAAGTCTGAAGAAATTAGGCGGTTAATAATGATGTCAGTACTAACTAAAATTTATAATAAATATAACATAGCTGATGATAAATTGAAAATAGCTATAGTTATAGATGAAGCTTGGACTATAATAAAGGATTCTTCTGAGTATTCAATAATACTTGATCTTATAAAGAGAGGAAGAGGTTTTGGTATAATGTTATTATTAGCTACTCAGAATATAATCGATTTAGGAGATTATAGTGATATTTATTTACAAAATATAGGATTAATAGCATTTATGAATAATGGAGATAAAAAATTCTGGCAAGAAGTTTTAAGATTTGTAAACATATCTGATAAGGAAATTTCAAACGAATTATCATTCCTAGGAAGAGGTGAGGCTTTAATTAGATTTATAACAGATCCTAGACCGGTAATAATTTCATTAGATACATTAATAAGAGACTCTCTCTAA
- the hxlB gene encoding 6-phospho-3-hexuloisomerase, translating into MFDIAEFVIRAAQMIKPEQVNKMVEVLTNFYYNNRNGKVLVMGAGRSGLVGRAFAMRLLHLGYNAYVLGETIVPAIGEKDIAIAISGSGRTKLILTAAEAAKEAKATLIAITSYSDSPIAKIADVVVEIPGRTKYSQNEDYFARQILGITEPLAPLGTLFEDTTQIFLDGVVAELMMKLKKTEDDLRVIHANIEL; encoded by the coding sequence ATGTTCGATATTGCCGAATTCGTTATAAGGGCCGCTCAAATGATAAAACCCGAACAAGTAAATAAAATGGTTGAAGTTCTAACTAATTTTTATTATAATAATAGAAATGGAAAAGTATTAGTCATGGGAGCTGGAAGGAGTGGATTAGTAGGAAGAGCTTTTGCAATGCGTCTTCTTCATTTAGGTTATAATGCCTATGTATTAGGTGAGACAATAGTTCCCGCAATTGGTGAAAAGGATATTGCGATTGCAATATCGGGTTCTGGTCGAACAAAGCTAATATTAACTGCTGCTGAAGCCGCAAAAGAAGCTAAAGCAACATTAATAGCAATAACAAGCTATTCAGATAGTCCTATTGCAAAAATAGCAGATGTAGTTGTTGAAATCCCCGGAAGAACAAAATATTCACAAAATGAGGACTATTTTGCTAGACAAATTTTAGGAATTACTGAACCTTTAGCTCCCTTAGGTACATTATTTGAGGATACTACACAAATATTTTTAGATGGTGTAGTCGCTGAATTAATGATGAAGCTTAAAAAGACTGAAGATGATTTACGCGTAATACATGCTAATATTGAATTATAG
- a CDS encoding thiamine pyrophosphate-binding protein, giving the protein MSQPKRKEETIGRETKGDEAIAYTFKELGIKEIFSPYNLPSFLAERLKQYEININYASSAREAVMLADSYAREYNTLGVVLQSPGVYLTEAIDIIAQAFMDSVPLLLISTLRSYRDTGRSRIAELKTQDDLMNILAPITKMRERVVSIEEIIITIEKGYKEALSNRNRPVYIEIAEDLFRLKAYPLSPAEQKPEKKTPDKTTVAKVAEVLSNSKSPIIIAGYGVLASNSFDELKELAELLDAPVIATFRSKGVIPASHPLYAGEGLGLFATEEGGRLLDEADVILALGTRFTQLSTAGWSMKFKGYLIHNNVDGEDIGKVFIPQIPVVADTGLFLKELLTQLKAKIKEPIKRGSADKIKVYRKIHILDSHGGLWPYDVVRTIQQFKFDKIFIDLTAPTIDFVRLHIEKPFSWIASESLLERNIAISGIVRASNNKIIGVTDLQGVIQNLSIIQNRLNKSHGILLILNDNGSTTIDAISSDIPTISRTTSNLDIKDEILEKSLDAKTIQSISELKMELENLDENKLNVLNIKIEPDYKSVMF; this is encoded by the coding sequence GTGAGTCAACCCAAAAGAAAAGAGGAGACAATAGGAAGAGAAACAAAAGGAGACGAAGCGATTGCTTATACTTTTAAAGAGTTAGGAATCAAAGAAATATTTTCACCTTATAATCTTCCATCATTTTTGGCTGAAAGACTTAAACAATACGAAATTAATATAAATTATGCGTCAAGCGCCAGAGAGGCTGTAATGTTAGCCGATTCTTATGCGAGGGAATATAATACGCTTGGAGTAGTTTTGCAATCCCCTGGTGTTTATTTAACTGAGGCTATTGATATAATAGCCCAAGCATTTATGGACTCTGTACCACTTCTGCTTATTTCAACTCTAAGATCTTATAGGGATACTGGTAGAAGTAGAATTGCTGAGTTGAAGACCCAAGATGATTTAATGAATATATTAGCTCCTATAACAAAGATGCGTGAAAGAGTAGTTAGCATAGAAGAAATAATAATAACTATAGAGAAAGGTTATAAGGAAGCATTAAGTAATAGAAATAGGCCAGTTTATATAGAAATAGCAGAAGATTTATTTAGGTTGAAAGCATATCCTTTATCTCCTGCTGAGCAGAAACCGGAAAAGAAAACACCAGATAAGACTACAGTAGCAAAAGTCGCGGAAGTATTATCAAATTCAAAATCACCAATAATTATTGCTGGTTATGGTGTTTTAGCTTCTAACTCTTTTGATGAGTTAAAAGAACTTGCTGAGTTATTAGATGCACCAGTTATAGCTACTTTTAGGAGCAAAGGAGTAATACCAGCATCACATCCGCTTTATGCTGGTGAAGGCCTAGGTTTATTTGCTACCGAAGAAGGAGGCAGACTGCTTGATGAAGCAGATGTGATATTAGCTTTAGGAACAAGGTTTACACAACTCTCTACAGCCGGCTGGTCAATGAAATTCAAAGGCTATCTTATTCATAATAATGTTGATGGTGAAGATATAGGCAAAGTTTTTATTCCACAAATTCCAGTAGTAGCAGATACAGGCTTATTCTTAAAAGAACTATTAACACAGCTTAAGGCTAAAATTAAGGAGCCAATAAAGAGGGGTTCTGCTGATAAAATAAAGGTATATAGAAAAATACACATTTTAGATTCTCATGGAGGTTTATGGCCTTATGATGTAGTAAGGACTATTCAGCAATTCAAGTTTGATAAGATTTTCATAGATCTAACTGCTCCAACAATAGATTTTGTAAGATTGCATATAGAGAAGCCTTTTAGTTGGATAGCTAGTGAATCCTTACTAGAAAGAAATATAGCTATTAGTGGTATCGTAAGGGCATCAAACAATAAGATTATAGGAGTTACAGACCTACAAGGGGTAATACAAAATCTATCAATCATTCAAAATAGGTTGAACAAGAGCCATGGAATTCTACTAATATTAAATGATAATGGAAGTACAACAATAGACGCAATCTCATCTGATATTCCAACTATAAGTAGAACTACTTCAAACCTTGATATTAAAGACGAAATTCTAGAGAAAAGTCTGGATGCTAAAACAATACAGAGTATTAGCGAGCTAAAAATGGAATTAGAAAACTTAGATGAAAATAAATTAAACGTACTAAATATAAAGATTGAACCCGATTACAAATCTGTAATGTTTTAA
- a CDS encoding nucleotidyltransferase — translation MIPFSKIGDILAEIKGLTDFVIIGDTIVDLSLGRKGTDSDIDLFILGLSVLVDEDKIREFAFERGWDFGKTPIDTPRIIASVDDEQLQIDMYENIQDFFVPEEIINSAIEMRIGKEKFKIVRLEDYILLKTNAFREEDEDELKTIVYLIGEGKLNIDKKYLESHIDLFEENSKSIRDRLALIGIKI, via the coding sequence GTGATTCCTTTTTCAAAAATAGGAGATATATTGGCCGAAATAAAAGGGCTAACAGATTTTGTAATAATAGGTGATACTATAGTAGATTTAAGTTTAGGTAGAAAGGGTACCGATAGTGATATTGATCTATTCATACTTGGCTTAAGTGTACTAGTTGATGAAGATAAAATACGTGAATTCGCTTTTGAGAGAGGTTGGGATTTCGGTAAGACACCTATAGATACACCTAGAATTATAGCTTCAGTAGACGATGAGCAATTACAGATAGATATGTATGAAAATATTCAAGATTTTTTTGTTCCAGAAGAAATAATAAACAGTGCCATTGAAATGAGAATAGGCAAAGAAAAATTTAAGATAGTAAGACTAGAAGATTACATTTTACTTAAAACTAATGCTTTTAGAGAAGAAGATGAGGACGAATTGAAAACCATAGTTTACTTAATAGGTGAAGGAAAGCTTAATATAGATAAAAAATACTTAGAGTCTCATATAGATCTTTTTGAAGAAAATTCGAAAAGTATACGAGATAGACTTGCCTTAATAGGAATAAAAATTTAG
- a CDS encoding 50S ribosomal protein L40e — protein sequence MPLTDPVKLQIVQQRIFLKKVCRDCGALNSVRATKCRRCHSKNLRPKKKELPAKKG from the coding sequence ATGCCACTCACCGATCCAGTAAAGCTTCAAATAGTTCAACAGCGTATATTTTTAAAGAAAGTCTGTAGAGATTGTGGGGCATTAAATTCCGTAAGAGCTACAAAATGCAGAAGATGCCATAGTAAAAATCTAAGACCAAAGAAGAAAGAATTACCAGCTAAGAAAGGATAG
- a CDS encoding transcription elongation factor NusA: MKIPLDYICVKSGLLCNRCQSLIDKGEVEHYEVDVMKILLDLEETQFRELKDAVYHKAFKVDNLLILLVTSPPTMSHQKWIKIAKILQEKLGLKVRILEKSNNIKSTASQLLSPARVLGVNTVWLPDGSVQYVIRISRNEKRFLPADENSLETALSKIHAIPIKIRVE, from the coding sequence ATGAAGATACCGCTAGATTATATTTGTGTAAAAAGTGGACTTCTATGCAATCGTTGTCAATCTCTGATAGATAAGGGCGAAGTAGAACATTATGAAGTAGACGTGATGAAGATTTTATTAGATCTAGAAGAAACACAGTTTAGAGAACTGAAAGACGCAGTATATCATAAAGCGTTTAAAGTAGATAATTTATTGATATTACTAGTAACTAGTCCACCTACAATGTCTCATCAAAAATGGATTAAGATAGCTAAAATACTTCAAGAGAAACTAGGCTTAAAAGTAAGAATCCTTGAAAAAAGTAACAACATTAAGTCCACAGCGTCTCAACTATTATCACCAGCAAGAGTACTAGGAGTAAATACAGTATGGTTACCAGATGGTTCAGTACAATATGTTATAAGAATCTCTAGAAATGAAAAGAGATTTCTACCAGCAGATGAAAATTCGTTAGAAACAGCACTATCAAAAATCCATGCTATCCCAATAAAAATTAGGGTGGAGTAA
- the aspS gene encoding aspartate--tRNA(Asn) ligase produces the protein MYRSHFIADVTPEYDGKEVIWAGWVHLLRDLGGKKFIILRDKTGLGQVVVDKNSSAFGISQELTQESVIQVRGIVKADKRAPRGIELHAEEITLLSKAKAPLPLDVSGKVKADIDTRLRERVLDLRRQEMQAVIKIQSLALKAFRETLYKEGFIEIFTPKIIASATEGGAQLFPVIYFGKEAFLAQSPQLYKELMAGVVERVFEVAPAWRAEESDTPFHLAEFISMDVEMAFADYNDVMQLLEKILHNIVKTIKEEGKEELKILNYEPPEVKIPIKRLKYTEAIEILRSKGYNIKFGDDIGTPELRILNEELKEDLYFIVDWPSDARPFYTKSKSENPELSESFDLIYKFLEIVSGSTRNHKREVLEEALKKKGLKPESFEFFLKWFDYGMPPHAGFGMGLARLMVMLTGIQSVKEIVPFPRDKKRLTP, from the coding sequence ATGTATAGAAGTCATTTCATTGCTGATGTAACTCCAGAATATGATGGAAAAGAAGTAATATGGGCTGGATGGGTTCATCTTTTGCGCGACTTAGGTGGTAAGAAATTTATAATACTTAGAGATAAGACTGGTTTAGGTCAAGTAGTAGTAGACAAAAACTCTAGTGCTTTTGGTATTTCGCAAGAACTTACACAAGAAAGTGTTATCCAAGTGAGAGGTATAGTAAAAGCTGATAAAAGAGCTCCTAGAGGAATAGAACTCCATGCAGAAGAAATAACTTTACTAAGTAAAGCAAAAGCACCTTTGCCTTTAGATGTTTCTGGTAAAGTAAAAGCTGATATAGATACTAGACTTAGAGAGAGAGTATTAGATTTAAGAAGACAAGAAATGCAAGCAGTAATAAAAATCCAATCTTTAGCACTAAAGGCTTTTAGAGAAACATTATATAAAGAAGGATTTATTGAAATTTTCACCCCAAAGATTATAGCATCAGCTACTGAGGGTGGTGCACAATTATTTCCCGTGATATACTTTGGTAAGGAGGCATTTTTAGCGCAAAGCCCACAGCTTTATAAAGAGCTTATGGCTGGAGTAGTAGAAAGAGTTTTTGAAGTTGCTCCTGCTTGGAGAGCTGAAGAATCTGATACACCGTTTCATTTAGCAGAATTTATTAGTATGGATGTAGAAATGGCGTTTGCTGATTATAACGATGTAATGCAACTTTTAGAGAAAATATTACATAATATTGTAAAGACCATAAAAGAAGAAGGAAAAGAAGAGCTAAAAATTTTAAATTATGAACCACCAGAAGTAAAGATACCTATTAAAAGATTAAAGTACACTGAAGCAATAGAAATCTTAAGAAGTAAAGGATACAATATTAAATTTGGAGATGATATAGGAACACCCGAATTAAGAATACTTAATGAGGAACTAAAAGAGGATTTATATTTCATTGTTGATTGGCCCTCAGATGCAAGACCATTCTATACTAAAAGTAAAAGTGAGAACCCAGAATTAAGCGAAAGTTTCGATTTAATCTATAAATTTTTAGAAATAGTATCAGGAAGCACAAGAAATCATAAGAGAGAAGTACTAGAAGAAGCATTAAAGAAAAAAGGATTGAAACCAGAGAGCTTCGAGTTTTTCCTAAAATGGTTTGATTATGGAATGCCACCTCACGCCGGATTTGGAATGGGACTAGCAAGGCTAATGGTAATGTTAACGGGAATACAGAGCGTTAAGGAAATAGTTCCCTTCCCTAGAGATAAGAAAAGACTAACACCCTAA
- the truD gene encoding tRNA pseudouridine(13) synthase TruD yields MLGMEKYFINEDWSPLKVFINRPDGFRVIEEISYKPATEWKGSIQGKYAVYLLRKRGIDHFTVISEISKILHSKIHYIGIKDTNAITEQIVYTTNVKNIIEKYENDKFLLTFLGYSNSKFNHTGNIFEIEIETDDIKEFEKRVNKLRSIKYLPAYIGYQRFGTKRPITHIIGKMLVLREWQNAIDFLVGYPFESESELVKKARYAYMKGDLKEALELFPKRFRDERIAIKLLLRNENYFNILRNLQTPLIFYIEAYQSYLFNKYLSRIMDPTKIDENLVIKIPTSYDSCDSICREIFREEGLLNINFKIKELKLNVKDLVRKAYTLIRNLTIKDKKITFALDRGIYATIVIREIARTDPRLFT; encoded by the coding sequence ATGCTCGGGATGGAGAAGTATTTTATAAATGAAGACTGGAGTCCACTGAAGGTTTTTATCAATAGACCTGATGGTTTTAGGGTTATTGAGGAGATCTCTTATAAACCTGCTACGGAATGGAAAGGTTCCATACAAGGCAAATATGCTGTATATTTACTTAGAAAGCGGGGAATAGACCATTTTACTGTGATAAGTGAAATATCAAAAATATTACATAGCAAGATACATTATATAGGAATTAAGGATACAAATGCTATTACAGAACAAATAGTATATACAACTAATGTAAAAAATATTATTGAGAAGTATGAAAATGACAAGTTTCTTTTAACCTTCTTAGGTTATAGCAATTCTAAATTTAATCATACTGGGAACATATTTGAGATAGAGATAGAAACTGATGATATTAAAGAGTTTGAAAAAAGAGTAAATAAACTAAGGAGCATAAAATATTTACCAGCTTATATAGGCTATCAACGATTTGGGACAAAAAGACCTATAACTCACATTATAGGTAAAATGTTGGTGTTGAGAGAATGGCAAAATGCTATTGATTTTTTGGTAGGATATCCTTTTGAAAGCGAAAGCGAACTTGTAAAAAAAGCTAGATATGCTTATATGAAAGGCGATCTTAAAGAAGCACTAGAATTATTCCCTAAAAGATTTAGAGATGAAAGAATAGCTATTAAACTGCTTCTTAGGAATGAGAATTATTTTAACATATTAAGAAATTTACAAACTCCACTTATATTTTACATAGAAGCTTACCAATCATATTTATTTAATAAGTATCTATCAAGGATAATGGATCCTACTAAGATAGATGAGAATTTAGTAATAAAAATTCCAACATCATATGATAGTTGTGATAGTATTTGTAGAGAAATATTTAGAGAAGAAGGACTACTAAATATTAATTTTAAGATTAAGGAACTAAAACTAAATGTTAAGGATCTTGTAAGAAAAGCATATACTCTAATTAGAAATTTAACCATAAAAGATAAAAAAATTACATTTGCTTTAGATCGTGGAATTTATGCAACTATTGTTATAAGAGAGATTGCGAGAACTGATCCAAGACTTTTTACTTAG
- the pth2 gene encoding peptidyl-tRNA hydrolase Pth2 → MATKMVIVVRTDLDMGKGKIAAQVAHAAVSLVLDILNSSNSLWKEWLYKWLEEGQPKIVVKVPSLDELNKRYEKAIELNLPTTIIQDAGKTQIEPGTITCIGIGPAPVELVDKITGDLKLL, encoded by the coding sequence ATGGCTACTAAAATGGTAATAGTCGTAAGGACAGATTTAGATATGGGAAAAGGTAAAATAGCTGCTCAAGTCGCTCATGCAGCTGTTTCATTAGTTCTTGATATTCTAAATTCTAGTAATAGTCTTTGGAAAGAATGGTTATATAAATGGCTAGAAGAAGGACAACCTAAAATAGTTGTTAAAGTTCCTAGCCTCGATGAATTAAATAAAAGATATGAAAAGGCTATAGAACTAAATTTACCAACAACTATAATACAAGATGCTGGAAAAACGCAGATAGAACCTGGAACAATAACTTGTATAGGAATTGGACCAGCCCCTGTAGAATTAGTTGATAAGATAACTGGAGATCTAAAACTTCTTTAA
- a CDS encoding zinc finger domain-containing protein, which yields MSLNFRLSLREEIEPPVCSSCGKLIHPREKGVEFYCPNCGEIIIRRCYYCRKHIVSYTCPKCGFEGP from the coding sequence ATGAGTCTAAATTTCAGATTAAGTTTAAGAGAAGAGATTGAACCACCAGTATGCTCCAGTTGCGGAAAACTAATACACCCTAGAGAGAAAGGAGTTGAATTTTACTGCCCTAACTGTGGAGAAATAATTATAAGAAGATGTTATTATTGCAGAAAACACATAGTGTCCTATACTTGTCCAAAATGTGGTTTTGAAGGTCCATAA
- a CDS encoding elongation factor 1-beta, with translation MTDVLVVVKVFPESDEVNLDNLYEEIGKKLPAGYKLVRKETEPIAYGLKALIAYVQMPENVEGGTDTLEEIINSIQGVSHAEVVGITRLGF, from the coding sequence ATGACAGACGTCCTTGTAGTAGTAAAAGTATTCCCAGAAAGTGATGAAGTGAATCTTGATAATTTATATGAAGAAATTGGTAAGAAACTACCCGCAGGATATAAGTTAGTAAGAAAAGAAACAGAGCCAATAGCTTACGGTTTAAAAGCATTAATTGCATATGTACAAATGCCTGAAAATGTTGAGGGAGGAACTGATACATTAGAAGAGATAATAAACAGCATTCAAGGAGTAAGTCATGCTGAGGTAGTTGGTATTACAAGACTAGGTTTTTAA